A window of Sulfurospirillum tamanense genomic DNA:
TAGAAACTGGTTTAAAATCAGATTTAACTTCCTCAAGATGTCTTTTATATTGAGGCGTACCAATTCCATCTTTTGGAAATATAATTTTATCTTTCTTTATAAGTTCTAACATTTTTGACTCTATTGTTCGCCAAACTCTATTTGGGTTACATTTATAGACTAAATTAGTTTTTGGATCAGTAATATCGTAATATAAATTTGGTCTTTCAACTGCTGTTTTATTACATGTTAAATCACCGCTTGTCCATGCACCTCTAATATCATTATCAGGATTTTTATAGTTAGAAAAATGTTTTTTAACACCAATGAATTTGAATTTACTGCTAGAAGAATAAGCAAGAACATATTCATGATCTATGGATGAAAAATTAACAGAGTCATTTGTTCCACTTCTCTTTTTCCAAACAAAATTTGCTATGAAATTTTCTCTTCCAAAAATTTCATCCATCAAGACCTTTAAATAGGCTTGTTCATTGTCATCTATACTCACAAAAATTACGCCATCATCTTTCAATAACTCTCTTGCCACTTCCAAACGATTTTTCATAAAAGTTAGCCAAGTGGAGTGATTAAAACGGTCGTTGTATTTAAATCCATCATTGCCCGTGTTGTACGGTGGGTCGATGTAAATTAGCTTGATTTGTCCTGTATATCGTTGCTTTAAACTGTGCAAAGCGAGAAGATTGTTCCCTTTTAGGATGAGGTTGTCGTCCATCGAAATTTCACTAGGGCTAC
This region includes:
- a CDS encoding site-specific DNA-methyltransferase; this translates as MTTLPLYEKIKQIFLGSEFSSLEGEFLTGKIFEAIEKLDKSFIAILLQNQTTKEHFFEVIEDAYILNQNKLYEFFNAKEYFDNSFTSYTNKIGLIKKDSFIKKFDDVVLAFPYKDCILEGGMSNEDVAKKEVFYNAIISKEEIDRLFEPKVLTNIKKFDKVGQSSPSEISMDDNLILKGNNLLALHSLKQRYTGQIKLIYIDPPYNTGNDGFKYNDRFNHSTWLTFMKNRLEVARELLKDDGVIFVSIDDNEQAYLKVLMDEIFGRENFIANFVWKKRSGTNDSVNFSSIDHEYVLAYSSSSKFKFIGVKKHFSNYKNPDNDIRGAWTSGDLTCNKTAVERPNLYYDITDPKTNLVYKCNPNRVWRTIESKMLELIKKDKIIFPKDGIGTPQYKRHLEEVKSDFKPVS